TTGTGTGAAAGCTGATTTAGATGGAACTTTCTTGTTTTGGGACATAAAAAAGTTAAATAATTCTGTATTTGTCCTATTCATGGTGAGGCAGAGAGTAGATTTTACCGTGTCAGAAAAAGGACAGAGTCTGTGTCTGGTCATATCTGAACCTGGAGTATTAACATACAAATGAATATTTTTCTCTGCTGTTTCAAGAACAGAGAAGAAACGTTTTCGAATAGTTGCTGGTGTCATGTACATGTGTGGTACCTCCTTGAAGTAAAAATATATCTAACTTCAAAGGGCACCTTACTGATTATAATAATCAGTAAGGTGCCGCACATTTTTACGATTTTGTCAACTATTAATTGAAAAAAGCTTAACTAAATGTTATTGACCCCGTCCCCAATGGTCTCTAAACTCCGTCCCTATTTGGTCTCAGTAATCAATATATCCATCAATTGGTCTTGTATACATGCTATCATCTGTCACAAGCTTGAATCTGTCATCTGCATATTTATCACTCCACCCATTTGTAGCTTTATATATTTTATCTTTCTCCGTATCATAAATTCTCTCAAAACCAAGCGTTGCATCGCTCTGCTTCTGACGAATAATATCATCGCTTGTATTTCTTGTTTCCCAGGAAGACATAATCATATCAGATGTATCACTCAATGTCTGACTTAGCTGTCTGGAATTCGCCACTGTCTCATTGCTCTGTGCAATCGCATTACTGACAAAAGCATCTGTAAAGTCGATACTAGCAAGGCACTGACACAAAATACTTTCCCAGTCAATAAAACTGTTTTCTTCTGCAGTGACTGCCATGATATTGTACGCCATATAATAACCTGTATCAAATCCAAACATCCACGATGCATCCTGCAGATTTCCTGAAAAATCTACAACATCCGCCGTAAACATTCCTTCTCCTCTTCTTCCGCTTTCATCCGTGAAACTTGCACGTAGCAATGCAGGATTAATTGCAATAGATTTCATATCCGAATTACTTTCAAACGCCTCCATCACAGTAAAATCATGGAACCTTGGAAATGTATATCCATAATAAGATGGTTCATCTTTCTCCGCAAACGATGCATAGCTTGAGAAAATCTGATAGAAATTTTCTGTGGACGGATTCTCCAACGCCGGTGCGTCTGCCATAATATAATAGTTTCCGCCATACATTTGCTGGGATTGTTCATAATAACTTCTGCTATTCGGATCATGCATCAGTGGCATTGCTTTTAAAAGTACAAATACTTGATTGACCGGGTTCTGTGGATCGTATGCACAAAGACTAAAGGCCATCCCATCACCTCCGGAATTTACCACCCAGCCTGTTGGAAGTTTCATACTGAATTCTGAAGTCTGATGATCTTCCAATACGACCTGTTCTGCCGCTGTAGGAATAACTTTAATTTTCTCTTGCTGCGATTCTTCTTTCTTCTGATAATCTTCCATCTGACCTTTTACCTCTCCTTGTGCGTTCTCACTTGACGAGATTTCTTTTGCAATTTTCCATAGTTCCTCATCGCCTTGAACATAATAAGCATCATTTCCAATTACCAGATGGTGCTGATTGAACGCAAATGTAAATGCCTGCGCTGTTCGCAGAGTAAAAATAAAAATATCATCATAATCAGATGCTCTCTCTTCTGTCTTTTCCAATACTTCCACTTTACAAAGTGCCTGAAATAGTTTGTTGATCTGCTTTTTGTCTTCCAGAATAAATTTTTCCGACACCTCATGGTTCTTCTGATAAATCATTGTTACAATTTCTGATGCATCAAAGGACTCTGCAAAGTTCTGGACTTCCAGATCATAGCATGAAAAAATCTCTTTTCCCGCTGATTTTGTTTTTTCACTTCCACAAGCACATACAGAAACTACCATAATTGCTGCTAAACTCAATGCAATAAACTTTTTCATTTTGCTCGTCCTCCCTCTTTCATGATTGGGCCAATAACGTATTTCTTACACGGTCTTATCTCAACCTCTTTACCTTATAAATATCTACAATCATTAATTAAATATATATAAGGGAAGTCCGCCAAAATAAAAAAGAAACAAATTTCTTTCCTTCGAAGTTAAATAGGGACGGAGTTTTCTGGCTTTTTTGCTCGAAGGCCAGTTGGGGACGGGGTTTAATGGCTCTTTTGGGCAAGCCTAAAAGAGCCATTAAACCCCGTCCCCAACTGGCACTATGGTACTAAATATTTACACATACCTCAATTTCATCGTCCGTCCACAACCGAAGGACTGCAGGTTCTTTCGAATTTAAATCTTTCCATCTAACCACAGCTAATGCACTTCCTTCAAAAGTTGTTACTGTATCTGAAAAATAATCTTCTTCGCTTGAAGGATTGGCTGTACCAAATCCCTCTAGCACACCATTTCCCGTAACCTTAGCATGAATTATTCTCCTCTGTGTTTCTTGTGGATTACAAATACCATGTTCATCTTCTAACCACACTTTTACGTATGCTACATCACGTTCATTCTCGGTAACACGACAAGCCTTTAGCCTTTTTACCGAATCAGCAGTGACAAGTTCATACTTCCCTATCTCTTTCCCTGACTCATATGCTATTGCCTTTAAAGTTCCTGACTCATATGTCACTTCATATGTTGCTGTGTAATGAAATTTTTTTCCAGCTGGCTTTCTACCAAGAGATTTACCATTTAAAAACAATTCTACTTCATCTCCTGATGAATATACATCAACACTGGCCTTTTCTCCTTCATACCCTTTCCAAGTCCAGCTACTGATATTGTCTTTAAACATCCATGCAGTTTTGCTTGCTGTCTGTCCCCTATGCTCCATACGTTCTACCGCAATGTATGGCTGATTTGTCAATCCATATACAATCTCCCTGAAATAACTGATTGGTCTGCGATTTCCAATTAAATCTATATCTCCGATATAACCCAGTCTTTCCGGATAGATACTTGTAAAATTCTCTTTTCCATCATAATGGAAAATTCCTACTCCTGCTTCGCCGATATAGTCATAACCTGTCCAGGTAAAATCGCCAATAACATGTGGATATTTTGTAACTTTCTCCCACAGATTTTCAATATCCGCTGGATATGTTTCTGTCCCAAGTACCGTTTTTCCCGGATGCAGCTCATGCTCAAGTTCATATCTTCCACTCAAATAATTAAGTCCGGTGATATCACAACTCTGCGCACATTCTTCCAGGGCTTCTGTAACAAGTGGATGCTTTGCAAAAAACTCGCCCTTTTCTCCAGACATAAGACTCATAAAACTATTGAGAGCATTACTTCCCCCACCACTTCCGTTGCCTTGTGTATCCATTCCAAACTTTTCAATAACTTCCTTCATAATAACTTTGAGTCGTTTTCCAGCACAATTCAATCCATTTAAAGCATTTGTAGTAAATCTTGTGGCATCTAGTTCATGAAATCTATTGCACAAAGAACGATTAATCCATGATCCCTGTTTTGTTCCTGCTTCTTGTATCTCATTTCCTACAGAATAGATAACTACCGATGGATGATTATAATCCTTGTCTACCATGTGGTGAATCCATTTTGATGCTTCCTCTTTAAAAATATCCGAAAAATCATAGGTGTTTTTACCTCGATTCCACATATCGGTCAACTCATCCATCACAAGCATTCCTAAATGATCGCAAGCATCGAGCATTGCTCTGCTCATAGGATGATGCGAACTTCTTATCGCATTGAACCCTGCCTCTTTTAGTCTTTTACACCGGTACCATTCCGCTTCTGGGAATGTCTCTGCTCCTATCACCCCATTATCATGATGAATGCAGGTTCCTCTTAAATTCACTGTTTCCCCATTAATCTGAAACCCATTTACCGGATCAAGTGCAAGCGTCCTAATGCCGAAATCCACTGTATATTCATCACACATTTCGTCTCCTATATATGTTTTGACACAGCACTGATATAAATTCGGATGATCTGTACTCCATTTTTTCGGACATTTTACAGGAAGCTGTACTCTTATAGTTTCTGTTCTTTCAGAATAAAATACAATATTCTGTTTTTCTGTTACAACTGTTTTTCCTGCAAATATCAGTTCAAATTGACATTTTGCTTCCATGCCACATTCTTTCGTATTCTTTAATTTGGCACAAACTTCCACAACTGCTACATCATCATTTACAGATAACGTAGTTATTTTCATCTCATCATGTGGAATATAGACACCTTTCCCTGTCCATAAATTCACATCACGATAAATTCCAGAACCCGTATACCATCTGCTATTTGGCTGGTTACTGTTATCTACATCAATTTTTATCAAATTTTCCTGTCCATAACAAATCCATGGCTTTAAGTCTACAGAAAAACCCATATATCCATTTCTGTTTACAGATGCAAGAGCCCCATTTATCCAGACTCTTGCTGTTCCGTAAATTCCTTCAAACTCTAACACTACATCCTGGTTTTTCCATTCTTCTGGTGCTAAAAATGATTTTTCATAAGTATAAACTCCCCCAGGATAAAAGCCGCTCTGGGCACCTGCCGGACACTCTTTATCCCTTTTTTCCCGAATCATAGCATCATATGGGAGTGTAACAATTATTTTATTGTCATCACCATAAAAAGCCTTTAATCTATCATCCTGACCTACTTTTTCAAATGTCCAGCAATCATTAAATTTCTGACACTGCATACTTTGTTCCTCTTTCTATTTTAATTATTCGCTTCTCTTTTCATATCGATTCTCTTATTTTCTTTTTCTACTGTCATAAGTCCTAAAAGAACAGTGATTACAACTCCAAGGATTACAGGAATTGTAATATACATGCTAAATATCATATTAATTGCCCCACTCGTCTGAGTTGCTGCTGTTCCAACATAGCCGGAAGCATTTAACAGCCAGCCCACTGCTGCTGTTCCGATACCACCACCTACTTTTACTCCAAGTGATGAGCAGCTAAACATCATACCATCAATATGTACACCTTTTGTACGATATGTGTATCCACTGATTTCTGCAATCAATGCATTTAATGTACCTGACATTGTTCCTGCAAAAGTTCCTTTTAAGAACATAAACAGAAGCATCATTGGCAAATTCTTCTGCATTGCAAAAAAGATTAAGAAAATACCTAAAATATCACTAATGACATATCCCCAGAAGTTAACTTTCTGCATACTTCCGGTCTTCTTTACTAATATCGGTGTAAAAATCAATGCAATAATAACTGGGAACATCTTCATCATTGAGAATAAACCAAGTAATGAGCCATCACCAAGTACTTGTTTCATAAAGTAAACAGCTGAACCCGTTGTCAGGTTACTCATAAAATAATATACAATATAAATGGCTACTATTAAAATATAATATTTATTGCTAAAAAGAAGTTTTAAAGATTCTCCAAAACTAATCTTATCATCTTGTGTCTTTGACTCTGCTTCAACTACAATATTTTCATCCTCTGGTAATTCTTTTACACAAAGACAACTAATGGTATTTACTACAAGACCGATTGTTCCACAAATAATCGCAACCATTCTCCATCCGGCAGCTCCACCACCAAATGCCTCTACTCCATTTGTTACTGCAAATCCCATTACAATATTTGTTGCAACAGCAAACATAAAACGAATGGACCCGAGCTGAACACGCTCATTCTTATTTCTAGTGATGAGTGCTGATAATGCTGAATATGCAATTCCATTTGCTGTATAGAATATAGCATTCAATGCTGTATAAAAAGCAAAGAAATAGGCATATTGTGCTGTTGTTCCAAGCCCACCCGGAATAGAGAACAGCAATACCAGACATAATGATACACCGATTTGAGCGTATAACATCCACGGTCTTGCTTTTCCTAGTTTCGATTTCGTACGGTCGATTAAATTACCAAATATAACATCTGAAATTCCATCTAAGAATTTAGACACTAACATCAATGTTCCGATGATTCCTGTATTTAATCCCATTGTATCTGACAGATACAAAAGCACAAAACTGGATACTAATCCATAACTTGTGTTCGAAGCTAAATCGCCTGCTCCATAGGCTATTTTCTGATACCATTTCAAGTATTTCTTTTCTGTTTCACGCATTACTTTGTAACCTCCTTATTCCTCGGCACAATTATTTTTTATTTCATAAACGCTTATGTTTTTTATAATATTACTTTAATAAATTATGTCTTATAATACTACAACATATATGATAGAATATATTTAAATTCTTATCATATTCGTGAATGAAACGGAGGACTTGTTGAAATGGCTTCATCCTATACAGTTAATAATATTATCGAACAGGATAATTTAAATAGTGGTATTAACTCCTATATCAAGATACTGACACCTATTCAGTTCACTCTCGAAACATGCTGTCAGTCAGATGATAATGCTTATCTCAATTTCTTGATGACATCACCACGTGAAAATACTTTTTATCATTTTCAAACAAAAAAAGAAATACACCAATTTAATATCCGAGCTCCACATATCCACGACTTCTATGAATTATTAATTGTTTTAGACGGAGAAATCCACCAGCAGATAGAACAATCTGATCTTGTGTTTCATAGTGGGAATTGTTGCTTAATGAACCATAATATCGTCCATAAGGAGGTCTTTTCTTCAGACGCAACACTCTTATTTATAGGTATGTCAAAAGAACTTGTAAAACAACTGTCTGATGATGAACAAAAAGTATATTTTCCAGATATCGAAAAACCAGGGATAAATCCTATATTAAAGTTTCTTACAGACAATCTAGATAATCCTGACACAAAAGAATATTTAGATTTTCTTCCCGCACTTAATAATAAAGACTGGTACCACACTCTTCACGCAATTACCGACAATATTTTACGTGCAATTATGTTTCCAAAACTTGGTTCCACTTATATTATAAAGGGTATGCTTTTAGAATTGTTTGACTATCTGGCAGATTCTACACATTTTCACTTTACACCGGTTCACGTAGAAGCTGACAATGATTTTATATTATTTTCTCATATTTGCCATTTATTAGAAGATACAGATGGAAGAATCTCTCGCTCCGAATTGGAACAGATATTAAACTATAGTGGCAATTATCTGAACACGATTGTAAAAAAATATACCCACAAATGTCTGTTTGATTATGGTCAAACTTTCTGTATGAAAAAAGCTGCTACATTACTAAAAGAAACATCTTTCTCTATTTCAGAAATTATGGAAGAATTGCATTTTACTAATACAACTCATTTTTATAAATGCTTCAAAGAACACTATCATATGACTCCAAATCAATTTAGGGTTGCTAACAGAACCAAATAGGGACGTGGGAGGCCGGTTGGGGACGGAGTTAATGGCTCTTTGGGAGGCCGGTTGGGGACGGAGTTTAATGGCTCTTTTGGGCAAGCCCCAAAGAGCCATTAAACTCCGTCCCCAACCGGCCTCCCAAAGAGCCATTAACCCCGTCCCCAACCGGCCTCATTATGCTTTCATCCGTCCCACAAAATCCTCAATCGACTCATTCTGTCTTCCGTCCAGCCAGAATAATCCAACCGGTACTGCATCCAAAAACTCAAGTGGAATCATTTCTACCGAATCTTCTCTGCTCAACACATGTTGTTCATTTACCAATGCCGAACCGATTCCTGTCTGTACCATCGGTACGATCGAATCTACATTTTCCTCCATCACACCATTCCAAAAGTGAGACATTCTTTCCGCTACTGCTCCCAATTGACTCCTTGGAAATGAACTCGTCTTTGGAATCATAACAGGTCTTAATTTTGAAAATGGTTCTAATGATTCTCGCGTAAGTATTTCCGGAATCTGCGGTGCATAATCTCTATTCACCGCAAGACATAATGCCTCTTTGCGAATTTCCACACACGCACATCCTTGAAATGCGGTTGGGACCCATTTTATGGAAACAGCTACGTCTATATCCTGATTTCGCACTGCCCCCTCTAATGTTTCAAAGTCATATTCCTGTATTGTTACATAATAATTTTCATCGCGCATGCTTCTGAGTACATCGATCAATTTCGCACCCAATATTTGATTTCGCAATACCCCTAATTTTAATTTTCGTTTTTTTCCGATTCCCAATAAATGTACAGAAAAAAATAGTGCATCCAGTTCTTCTAATTTACCCGGAAGTTCCTCATATAATTGCATTCCTGCTGCCGTCAGCGTCAATGTATTATGCTCTCTTATAAAAAGTTTTGCCCCAATCTCCTCTTCAAGATTTGCAATCTGTCTGCTGACTGCAGGCTGGCTGATCATTAGCTCCGCTGCCGATGCCGTAAAACTTAATGTTCGCGCAACAGAACAAAATGTTTTCAATTGAAAAGAATTCATCTCTTCTGCACCTTCTTTCCACTTATCCAAAGTCTCCTTATTGCTATCTTTATTTTACAAATTCAGAATTTTCACGTCAAGCAATCAATAACAAAATCGAATTAGATTCTTTTGTTTTCCATGCGTTTTTGTTATAGGCATATACATTCTTTACGTTTGAATATACGATTACCAAATGGTACGCTTTTATTAACAAAAGTCACACAAAGTGTTCGTATTACATGGTCGAAATTCAAACTTACTATATATTCGAACGCCTATAGAAAGGAGTTTTATACATATGTCAAATACATCTGACTACAAACATTTATTAAGCCCAATCACAATCCGCGGAAAAGTCTATCGTAATCGTATGCTTGCCGCACCGACCGGTTATTTCAGTTTTGCGAAAAAAATCGGTGACCCTTATTATGCCATGTTGGAAGAACGCGCCGCCGGCGGTTTTGCCTCTGTCTGTTCCGGTGAAATCACTGTAAACAGTACAGATGCCGCACGTGGTTTTGAAGATGTTGATATTCCGGATGAATCCGGCGAATTTTTCCCACTTGCCCACAAGGCTGCCGCTCTTATCCAAAAACACGGGGCAATTGCTATGATGGAATTTTCTCACCTTGGTTCCATCGGTGATCCACATCCTAAGAATGCACATCCCTGGGGTCCTGTCAGCTTCACAAAAAAAGATGGGACAGAAGTCATTGGATATACAAAAGAAATGATGAAAAAAACAATTCATGATTTTGCCGACTGTGCACGTTATGCTAAAGATGCCGGTTTTGACGGAATATTGATCCACGGCGGACATGGCTGGTTGTTTAGCCAGTTCCTTTCCCCTCTGGAAAATACTCGTACGGATGAATATGGCGGATCACTGGAAAATCGCATGCGCTTCCCACTAGAAGTACTTCGTGCAGTCCGGGAATCTGTTGGTGATGATTTCATTATCGAACTTCGTGTATCCGGTTCTGACCGCTGGCCGGGTGGAACAACCGCAGAAGATATGGCAGAATTTTCTACACATCTATCAGGGCTTATCGATATTCTCCATGTATCTTCCGGTCATTACTATCGTTCCTATCGAACATTGGAATTTTCAAGCTTGTATACACGACACAACTGCAATGTAGATTCTGCTGAGATTATTCGTAAGAAATGTCCACGTGATGTAAAAATGGGTGTGATTGGCGGAATCAATTCTCCTGAAGATGCCGAACAACTAATTGCAAATGATATCGTAGACTTTATTATCGTTGGACGTCAGGCTTTTGCAGACCCGGACTTCATGAATAAGGTTGCCTCTGGTCATGCAGAAGACATCAATCGTTGCCTTCGTTGTATGCGCTGCTATTCCGGTTCTCATGAACACGAAAAAGAACTGGCTTACCTTGAAAAATATCATATTACAAAAGAAATGGAAGAAGCAC
This Ruminococcus hominis DNA region includes the following protein-coding sequences:
- a CDS encoding LysR family transcriptional regulator; protein product: MDKWKEGAEEMNSFQLKTFCSVARTLSFTASAAELMISQPAVSRQIANLEEEIGAKLFIREHNTLTLTAAGMQLYEELPGKLEELDALFFSVHLLGIGKKRKLKLGVLRNQILGAKLIDVLRSMRDENYYVTIQEYDFETLEGAVRNQDIDVAVSIKWVPTAFQGCACVEIRKEALCLAVNRDYAPQIPEILTRESLEPFSKLRPVMIPKTSSFPRSQLGAVAERMSHFWNGVMEENVDSIVPMVQTGIGSALVNEQHVLSREDSVEMIPLEFLDAVPVGLFWLDGRQNESIEDFVGRMKA
- a CDS encoding FAD-dependent oxidoreductase; its protein translation is MSNTSDYKHLLSPITIRGKVYRNRMLAAPTGYFSFAKKIGDPYYAMLEERAAGGFASVCSGEITVNSTDAARGFEDVDIPDESGEFFPLAHKAAALIQKHGAIAMMEFSHLGSIGDPHPKNAHPWGPVSFTKKDGTEVIGYTKEMMKKTIHDFADCARYAKDAGFDGILIHGGHGWLFSQFLSPLENTRTDEYGGSLENRMRFPLEVLRAVRESVGDDFIIELRVSGSDRWPGGTTAEDMAEFSTHLSGLIDILHVSSGHYYRSYRTLEFSSLYTRHNCNVDSAEIIRKKCPRDVKMGVIGGINSPEDAEQLIANDIVDFIIVGRQAFADPDFMNKVASGHAEDINRCLRCMRCYSGSHEHEKELAYLEKYHITKEMEEARDAEKASCHNYHVYCTVNPKTWGMGFCARPEFPVFESKKKVLVVGGGIGGLSAARYACDKGHDVTLVEKTDRLGGILYFLDHDKAKYDLRHFRDLMIKRVEERPIRILLNTNVDEAFIKNSDADVIMLAIGSEPNLPPIPGIEKTLPAQDAYGKGSELGKNVVVLGGGMVGAETAIELAEEGCNVTIVEMTERLILEARNMAFTCVMDKLDELGVESYVNTKCLSVTDNGVEVQDANQNTFTLPADGVVCALGLKSLRNEVEALKSAAKEGTKVVEIGDCHVIDRVGDANLDGYIEGNMLS
- a CDS encoding MFS transporter yields the protein MRETEKKYLKWYQKIAYGAGDLASNTSYGLVSSFVLLYLSDTMGLNTGIIGTLMLVSKFLDGISDVIFGNLIDRTKSKLGKARPWMLYAQIGVSLCLVLLFSIPGGLGTTAQYAYFFAFYTALNAIFYTANGIAYSALSALITRNKNERVQLGSIRFMFAVATNIVMGFAVTNGVEAFGGGAAGWRMVAIICGTIGLVVNTISCLCVKELPEDENIVVEAESKTQDDKISFGESLKLLFSNKYYILIVAIYIVYYFMSNLTTGSAVYFMKQVLGDGSLLGLFSMMKMFPVIIALIFTPILVKKTGSMQKVNFWGYVISDILGIFLIFFAMQKNLPMMLLFMFLKGTFAGTMSGTLNALIAEISGYTYRTKGVHIDGMMFSCSSLGVKVGGGIGTAAVGWLLNASGYVGTAATQTSGAINMIFSMYITIPVILGVVITVLLGLMTVEKENKRIDMKREANN
- a CDS encoding glycoside hydrolase family 2 protein yields the protein MQCQKFNDCWTFEKVGQDDRLKAFYGDDNKIIVTLPYDAMIREKRDKECPAGAQSGFYPGGVYTYEKSFLAPEEWKNQDVVLEFEGIYGTARVWINGALASVNRNGYMGFSVDLKPWICYGQENLIKIDVDNSNQPNSRWYTGSGIYRDVNLWTGKGVYIPHDEMKITTLSVNDDVAVVEVCAKLKNTKECGMEAKCQFELIFAGKTVVTEKQNIVFYSERTETIRVQLPVKCPKKWSTDHPNLYQCCVKTYIGDEMCDEYTVDFGIRTLALDPVNGFQINGETVNLRGTCIHHDNGVIGAETFPEAEWYRCKRLKEAGFNAIRSSHHPMSRAMLDACDHLGMLVMDELTDMWNRGKNTYDFSDIFKEEASKWIHHMVDKDYNHPSVVIYSVGNEIQEAGTKQGSWINRSLCNRFHELDATRFTTNALNGLNCAGKRLKVIMKEVIEKFGMDTQGNGSGGGSNALNSFMSLMSGEKGEFFAKHPLVTEALEECAQSCDITGLNYLSGRYELEHELHPGKTVLGTETYPADIENLWEKVTKYPHVIGDFTWTGYDYIGEAGVGIFHYDGKENFTSIYPERLGYIGDIDLIGNRRPISYFREIVYGLTNQPYIAVERMEHRGQTASKTAWMFKDNISSWTWKGYEGEKASVDVYSSGDEVELFLNGKSLGRKPAGKKFHYTATYEVTYESGTLKAIAYESGKEIGKYELVTADSVKRLKACRVTENERDVAYVKVWLEDEHGICNPQETQRRIIHAKVTGNGVLEGFGTANPSSEEDYFSDTVTTFEGSALAVVRWKDLNSKEPAVLRLWTDDEIEVCVNI
- a CDS encoding helix-turn-helix domain-containing protein produces the protein MASSYTVNNIIEQDNLNSGINSYIKILTPIQFTLETCCQSDDNAYLNFLMTSPRENTFYHFQTKKEIHQFNIRAPHIHDFYELLIVLDGEIHQQIEQSDLVFHSGNCCLMNHNIVHKEVFSSDATLLFIGMSKELVKQLSDDEQKVYFPDIEKPGINPILKFLTDNLDNPDTKEYLDFLPALNNKDWYHTLHAITDNILRAIMFPKLGSTYIIKGMLLELFDYLADSTHFHFTPVHVEADNDFILFSHICHLLEDTDGRISRSELEQILNYSGNYLNTIVKKYTHKCLFDYGQTFCMKKAATLLKETSFSISEIMEELHFTNTTHFYKCFKEHYHMTPNQFRVANRTK